Below is a window of Corvus cornix cornix isolate S_Up_H32 chromosome 2, ASM73873v5, whole genome shotgun sequence DNA.
CTGTCAGCACACAGGGTTTGTCGCAGACTTTTGCTATGACAGACATCATAACATTGTAATAGCTTTCAtcacacagaagcaaaatagctttgattttttaaaactgccACTTTTATTACAGGGCTTTCCAGTAAAATTACACTGGCTTTGCATCACTTCCTGGTTTCCACCATATCCAAGTAATGACACTGTAAATGTTCTTAATGGTATTGTAAGTTATTGGGCTCCGAGAGGTAAACACTCCTTCACAGAAAGGACTCAGTGTGACAGAAATTGGTGCTTAGCATATGTAGTTTGTCAAATGGCAGACAGAGAGATTCAATTGATAATGATGAGCAATTAAAATCCATTTACCTTTCGAAGATTTATGGAATTCTTCCTGAAATCAAAGTTtccaaaatattcaaaaaactCACCCAACAATACAtctaagggaaagaaaaacaaaagccatcaGTAACATTaaggaaaagtttattttcagtaccctcataaaaaaaagaaaactcatgaAAGATCTACCTACCAAGCGTCTCTGTATTTTTTGTAGGTTTAATCTTCCTTAAATCACTAACAAATGAGCAATCATATCCTCCAATTATATGCTTGTCTTTTtcacctgaaagaaaaattgtgggCATATTTTGAAGTAATAAACAGTAAAATGCCATTGTACCTAATAAAATTCAGATAACAAACTGAAATCAATGCTACCCATATTACATAAATCAAATACAAGTGAACTTTCAGGTTAAGATTCAATTTAAGTGgtaaaagatttaaaagaaaaaagtctatagatggacaaaggaaaagcatcaTGACCAAATGGCACATTTTCAAAATCCTACAGGAACAGGATAAATGGTCGTAATCCTACAGGAATACGAGTAAGATCTTCGTATCTCTGAAAATACTTCTAATAAGTAACAAACAGGGTACCTCTGTATAGAGGGCTGTATTATACACTAAACAGCACAACTCTTCTACATGAAGGTTTCCAAAAAATGAGACTCAGAGTGTTCActgttcagtgtttctgaaaaacTTCAGAGGATTAGGAATACTCTTGTAAAATATCAGAACGTGttttttgcataaaaatttCTACAGGATTCTgatggaaatgtttaaaattattttaaagcaactgAACACAGGcctttttctccactgaaagcACTCAAAGCTTCCAAGGAAGCACGTCAATAAGCAGAAGACATCAGTGAAGAATCAAGAACTTGAGATGTCATTCTCTATGCTTTCATACAATTCACTGAAGATAACACACCCAGAATGCTGTGTATGAAACTGCCAGAACAGCTTGTTTGTGAAGATATAAGAATTATTTGCAAATGGCCTGAACAGTCTCAAGGATATTATaaactgggagaagaaaatacagcCTTTCTTTTAAGCATTTGGTATCTATAAAACAATACACATCCTATCAGTCTGCACAAAATCCTTAACTCCAGAAACGTTCAAGACCCTGCAGGTCttctaaaaaacaaacaaacaaaaaaattcagcacAGGACCATTGAACAAGTCAATTACTTTTAATTATCTAAGGCACAGAATAAGTCTAACCCCTTTAAATTGAATTAGTATTGTATTGAAAAGGgatttattttgcctttaaaGATGCAttattttcactaaaaaatacatctaaaaCTTGTGTATTCCCTCGAACTTAACGCACACATAATAATCATTAGTATTTGAGAGCATAAAGAAATTGCTTGCATTTATTTACCActttagagaaaacaaatatgCAATAAACAATAAACTGCAATAAACACAGAAACGGCTGTGCTTACCTGCCAGTTCTTTAAGTTGGTCTAGTGTTGGAATGATAGGTGGAGAtctcttttgcagaaaaaacatGACCATCATGGTCAGGGAGAAGTTTGTAATCCAGGTACCAGGAGCACTGTTTGTAAGTCCATGAACACGGGCCCAACATCGTACAGTGAACACTAATGCTCGTACACGGGAATCAAGACAGCCATAGATATACAAGAGTTCTGAACTTCTTATTGCAATGctgaagaagaaatgagaagaCATGTAAATGATGAGAGAATTATGAAGTATCAGATGCAGTGTTCATTGCTTATTATAAGAGAAGAGGAcctccataaaaaaaaaaaaaaaaacaactttgacacattttaaaaaatagaagagaatcatagaatagtagaatggtttgtgttggaatgCTTGGAGTTGTCCAGGATTAAATACCTGGTAGTTTTCCATAGCAAGAAAGATACAGTTTTGGGTAAATAATAATACTGCATTTGCACTATTTCCTGTTTCCTTGTTCCACATCacagtgggaggaaaaaaacctcaaaataaaaaaacaccaTCAAGTACTGTGGAGTCAAACTATGCAGAACCGAGGCGAAAAAACATAATTTAGCCACAATTGCCTTTGAGGTACATTAGATAATATCTCTATCctagtataaaataaaatatagctAGAACTTCTTTTACAGCTTTTatataaaaagtaataaaatgctGCACTGAAAAATAACCTAAGTGCAGAGACACAATGAAATCTGCAAAACAAGTCAGTTTGGTAATTTTCAAATGATTACTGCTTAGTCAAGCCAAAAAAACAACTAATCTCGAAGGATAAAGGTTTTCAGATGGATCAGTTTTTGATCTCCTTCATCACACTGTTATACAACCATTCATATATTGTACAAATGGGAGggcaagaaaaagcaggaaaaaaaagaaaatacagtatgaGAGTAAAACTTTGGTTCAATTTTAGCCTGAAGTGCTAAAAATTGTTCTAAAAATTCAGCATAGCCTTTTGGAGACATTTACTAGGTCAAAATTTTGTAACATCTGGGCTTCTAAAATTTCAGCTGTGAGGTGCTTTATGGTGTCCAGAGAGGTTTGTTTCTAGTAAAAATGATAACAAGACAAGAAATGCAGTCCTTACCAGCCAAACCATCAGCAGTGAATTACAAGGAACCTTGTACAGAACTACATGCTGACTTTCACTGTGGCTGCATACAGAGAAGTAATTTCATTGCAAGAAACTTGTTCAATACTGCCTTAACAACTCCTGCATATTCTGAAACAGAACTTTGGGTAATTCAGAAAACTTAGTATATCTCATCTGATCATATCTAATGTAGACAAATCACAAAACTGCACTGAAACTGGTATCACAGAAccacaaaatattctgaattggaaggggcccacaaggatcatgaaAGTCCAATtcctgccagggcagccccaagagtcacacccttTGCCTGAGAGCATCATCCAAaagcttcttgaactctgtcaggctggtgctgtgattGCTTCCCTGGAGAGCTTGTTACAGGGCTCGACCACCCTGTGGGTGatgaaccttttcctaatatccaacctaaacctcccctgacacaacttcagccCATTCCCTTGGCTCCTGTCACTGGTATCCTGAAGAATAATCACACATATGTTTATATTCCCAAACAACAATGAAAAGGGTGAGTAACTCATTTTCGGCTGCATACACTTATGCCAGGGTTGTTCACCGGAGTGAGGGGGGTATTTCTAACTAAAACACGCGATAGCACCAGCACAAGGGACAGCACAGCCGCTTCCGTGCTCGGCGGTCACCGAGGAGCCCTGAGGGGCATTTCTGGGCAGCCGGCGCCCCCTAGCGGCCACTGCTGCGAGCGGCCCCGCACGGCGGGAGCACCGCAGGCTCCCGCCCCTTCCCGACGCCGGGAATTCACTAGGCATCCAAGGGATCTTCCCAGCAAACAGGTGTATGCCGGCCCttaagaagaaggaaaggacaCCAAAATAACTAGAAGCCAAAGCACTAAAAATTAACATTCTGGAACTGCTTAATCTGAAAAGCAATCAAGAAAGGCTGTGCATATGCCAAAGGGAAGTAATGACTAATGAACACTGCCTGCCCTCTTTCCAGTTATATAATCCAACCTTATTCCATAGACTGGTTTTTGAGTCTTCAGCTTCAGCTAGCAACTATTTCTGATGCTGAAGAAAGATAACGTAAGGACATCAAATTCTAAGCCCTAGAAGTCaaaaaaatagcctttttaCTTTCAGAGCCAACATTCACATTTGTTAAgaacatggaaaggaaaagactAAACGCTTGGTATTACCGgttttcagaacattttaagTAGATCAGAATTCTCTGCAAACTTTTTAAAGCCAGGTCTCACCTGTTGCTCACTGACAGATCACACTGGAATCCTGTCGGCTGATGGGAAAATTTCACCAGAGGGCAGCGGGCATTGAGTATCTTCTGTACATTCACACACCCAGGACCAAAATTATCAAGGCAGTCACCAATGACAGAAAGAATCCTCTGAGTTGCTAATCTTTCTGATGGTAATCTTTTCATCTGATACTCCATTTCAAAGGGACCTTTTTTCTaacacagaatttcaaaagCAAGCTGTTAGCTCTCAAGCAAAAGAGACAtctaaaaatacttctgaaataCCACAGCAACTTGCAAAGGAGTTTGTACAACTAGAACCGAAAGACAAGAATTATTCAAAGCAGTCCACCAAACTTAAAATTCGTAAAAACATATTGCTCTCTCTTTCAGATTCTTTTTTGGTGACTCAATTTTTCCAGGTTAACAGTGATCAACTTACTATAAAGCTACATGTTCAAACAGAAGTACAATAGTACTACATATCACTACTGGCTAAAAAAGTAATTCTGGAATTACCAGGAGAGCATAAATGCTCTGACTGCAAAAGAGGAGCATACAATTACAGAGGGACAATACAACCAAACTACCACTAATTTCAAACTATTAGTAATTCCATTTCAAATCCTCAAAAAACAATGCATTATTAGTAAATCAAGCAGcagtgtaaagaaaaatgtctttttcatttaaaaaagtaaaaaaaaattagcatgcAAATTACTTAATCCTTCAAAATTAAGATTTTCTGTAAGACTTTAAAATAATCAATTCATGTCATATATAGTTTCcctgaaagacaaaaacattGTGAAGATATATTCTAACATCACAAATCAACTTCTCTGTAGGTCTTCATATTTTGATTTGTTATATTTGTAGTTTTTACCTCAGTAACATACCTGTgaaatctctgttttctttatagTCTGTGTTTTTAAGACATCAGCTAATTTTGCTTGCTAATCCAATACTTGACACTGACTTATCCTCCCCCTTGGAACATGTCATGTGTGAATGCATACTACATAAGCAAAATCACAGTGATCTAACTAGTAACTGAGACACAGAGTACGTTACCTTTGTTGTCCACAAATTAGTGATCTCACGGACAGGTGAAACAATTCCAAACTTACGGACCTTGCAACATTTCCCATAAAGACACTTCAGGTGCTGAACTTCTGAGTCTCCCTGGCAATCACCGAGGtgactgctcctgctgccctcctgccaaTGGCTCTCCAGTCAGCATCACGTGGTGGAACATGCCAGGACAGCGGTCCCTAATCCCATCTGGCTGTGTAGCTGCATGCTGCAATAGGGCTGGCTCTAAGTGAAAGGAGCCTGTGACTATCAACATCGAGGTAGTTAACAGGAAAGATAAAGATGGGGACTCAGCTGACCTGTGGTGGGCTGGTGTTGATATTTATATTTGTGACAAAAACCACAATGAGCCTTTCCAGACAGTACCTAACTATCTTTCAAAAAGTGAATGAAGACTTTTTTATAGCGATAAAGTAGATATTCTTAGTAATTAATAGAACCTTCATATATAGCTTTGGTCCTAGCTAGGGGGTATGAAGTACTGATACACTTGCCCAAACCCTGTGGTTCTTCTGTTCTCGCCACGTCGCCCAAAACAGCAAGTACAGGTAAACTATTACTTTTGGGAAAACTGATACAGTAACCAAGAAGCATAACTTCTTGGTTTTAACAAAAACTACTACTCTAAAAATATCACAGAGCCCTGTTTTGAGTCACTCACTAATCTCCCAAACTGCCATGGGTTAAAAATGCCCTATCTGTGGTCTAGCACTGTACTGATAAACCATTCTTGGTAAAGAATGTTCCcacttttgcttctttttaaaatttacaattagtaaattttaaattagtaaATTAGTAAATTTATTAGTTTGCCATAAGGCTCAAGAATAGTAATTTCATGTAAATAGGTGCTGAAATGCCTGATCCTCCTCCATTGTTGGCACCTTCTGAAAGGCTACACAAGTGAAGAAATCAGAAGATACCTTCTCCGCTGCTGCTAAATCACCTTGTAACTAAGGCTACctcccctttttctcccccataGTAATAAGTCTCTCAACCATCCACAGGTAATCACAGCTGCTAGCAAACTCATTCATCATCAAATACTCTACATTTCACAACAGAACTTCTATCTCCACAAAGgatacatattaaagaaaacaactaGTTAACAAACATGATTTGAAAATAGACATTTTATACTTGAAAGGTATTCCTTCAAAATTTAAGAGGCAACTTTACTGTTTAAATGTAAAGTGCTCCTAGATTTTAACACTTCATACACATGATGATCCTTCTCTTCAGCTGACATATTTGCTTTCATTGTGTTTTATCACTGCAGTAATACTAAAAACTATATATTTGAAggattatttctttaaaataacttaCATGGCAATATACAAGTCGTacagaaaagctgagagaatttTCCATCTTCAAAAGCTTGCCCATTGtcttttaaggaaaacagagctcGTTTTTCCCAAACTGTCTGTCACCACACAAATAATAAGAGAAGTTTTCACAACATGAGAATCACTTACTTGATTATTCATTCAGAATCTGTGAAGAATCCCAACTTCTCCATTGGGCATTTCTGACCCAATTCACCCTTTTTCTTATCCTGATTCTCATTATCTCTCTCTCCTACTTCATTCTCCAATCTCCAATACTTACACCATTCACAGTCAAAAACCAGCAGCAAGACCTAAGATCCTTCCAAAAATGCCTGGTCTAGTCTTTTCCTATTCTCTATGCCTACATGCACAAGGCCCAAGACAGAACATACTCTAAATAACCATTACAATTTGAAGGTGCTCAAATACTAAGTGACTAAACTAAACATGTGAACTCAGATACATAGCGCAAGTTTCCAAATCACACTATGGGTAAAGATAGATTCAGATGAAATTTAGTATGTGCACTGAAAAAGGCAACACTGCTGACTGCGTATTGCTTACTGGAGGTCTTGTAACCCTGGGCTTCTCAAGGTACTGGTGTAAATTCTGTGCTTTGGTCAACAAATTCAAGACTCTATGCATGCTTAGTAATCTCTGCTTGTCTTGATGCTTACTGTTGTATTATCAATGAGGCATTTGAATAACTATGAGGTACCTTATGTAAAGTCTGACAACTGAAAGCATCTGCATTATTGATTTGGCTCAGCTCCTGTTTGCTCCTGGGCCCTGGTCCCCAAAACATCTACAGTTCACATATAAAAGCTCACACTCAAGCTCCTTTCAAGAAGTAAGCCAACTAGTTCCCCTCACAATGAAAATCAGGTGCTGTTAACACAGAAATTTTCTCTGGACTGTGTGGCACCTGTAAGTATTCACCATTACTATCCCACATCCTGAGCTTTCACACCTCCACACACTcaatgtgtgtgtatacatacaGATACACCCCAGTACATAATCCAGTAACTTTCCCGGAGCATAAAGTCATCTCTTcaaggtaaggaaaaaaacctgacaacCCTCCCAAAGCGCAGATGTGCACACATGCACAACTTACTTTGCTTTAGGACATGGAGGAGCCTAAAAAACAAAGTCAAGCTTCAACAGAGCATGGCTGAAGCACAGAAgctacagagaagaaaacacaacagtAGAATTGGAAGGTCTGACTCTGCTGAAACAATTTGGAGGATGAGGGTTTTCTTCATAGTGAAATTCACCCTAATAGTACAAAATTTACTTAAACACCAAATCATTTTCTTCCTATTGCAAAAAAGATCTCTTCCGTGTCACATTCAGCTTTTGAAAGTCTTCAAATCCAAACATTCAAATAAACTTGTTCACACTCTATAGTATGAACCCATgtaaaatctaaataaaatcaaactgaTTCCTGTGTGTGAAACAGCAAATGAACTGCTCTGTTGAAGAAATCCAACAAACTGAAGATGCACAGCACAATCTTACCATTTTTGTAGCATGCTTTCCTGTATCATGGAAGTCCAAAAACATGTCCACATCAGATCCCAGTTTGCCAAATGTGTTGACTGAAGAGCCAAATGGCTTTACTGTGCTGTCTGGGAAATATGCACGTGCAAAATCCCGAACCAAAGAACAGGCCAGAAATCGGAGCTTgatgttttcttctgtaagCTGATACTCATTCAGTAGAACATACATCTGACTGCTTATCTAGTTCAGAAAATAAGCACTGTAAAGATACAATGACCCATGTTCTATCTATTAACATATATTTTCATCTATTTAATATCAATGCAATTAGgttattttataaatttcaaaaagtttctttcatacagagaaattattttcacaattaaaattaataatttcatttatatatttcaaTATAGGAGAACCATTCCCACAAAATTCTAAtacattacttttaaaaataaaaataaattcctttatAAGTTTCACATGACCCCTTGCAAATCTGAAATGAACATGgttcatttttaattaagataCATCTACAAACCTCTACTTACACTGTCTGCAAGACAAAGCTTTTGAATAAGGTCTTTCACTGGAATGTGACACTGAGGAGAGAGGTGAAGTGGTGTCTCTTCCATGCGTTGACTCACTGGGTTTTTCAATGTGAAAGTAAAAAGTCTTGATTTAAATGGGACAACATGATGCTCTGAAACATCTGGGATTCCAACAGCATCCTGTAACGAGGCTATACTGCTCTTTTCTGAAAACTCTATTAAAGCACTGATGCCCTAAGATATTAAGAATGGAAATACAGGGTTAGATAAATGCATATAACACATATAGGTTAAAAGTATTTAAGATGTACTATTCTTAGCAGTAAGCACTAAATGTAAAAGTTCTGAAATATATTAATCTTCACAATTTAAATACTCAAGAAACACATAAAAAAGGAGCTATCTGTTAGAAAAATGAACGGTGCTACGTAAAATTTCAAAGATTTAGTGCAAAACAGGTTGCTGGCTATTCCTCAGAGGTGTTGCTTAGCtgatttacaaataaaaatcaactgCTCAACAACTTGTGAACATTACCACAGATAAAAACTGATCCAATACGCTAATTGTAAGAATTGTATATAATTTGCTTAACTTATGTATGAAGCCTTAACCAAATTTTCATtctagtatttctttttatctaaGTCTAGATTTTAGCTTACTTTGTAATTACTTACACgattttcaaaaaagaaatgaCTCTTAACATTTCCATGACTGGATAAGtactgcaataattttttttcattaagttttGATGGGCACTTAATTAAAACAGTCCGTTCAGCTTGATCCAGCCGTTCTGTTTGCACTTCAGCAAATGTCTTCTTTCTGGTACTGACTTCAGCATCTGTGAGAAGAAACAAGCATCAAAGCTTTTCTACATAAACAGAAAGATATATAGCTGGTTTTAGTACACTTCCTCTGGATCTTTGTCCCAACTGAACAAAGGTTTGTCCTGGCTCTCCAAGATCAtgacagcaaaaatgaaaagaatgaagaacaaatgaaagacaatgaaaattgaatgaaagaaagaaatataagtGTACTTCTCTCACAAATGCATACATTTGTAATAACAAGGAGTAGGAAAGGTAGGAAGAAAACAATACTGACTCCCCTTGATGCACAGGAAGCTTCATAACACAAGGAATCTTTGTTCTTTAATTTGCTGTTCACCATCAAAGAACAGCACACACAAGAGTCTGGAAATGCCAGCTAGGCTGTGAGGCAGATCTAGACCTTTGGCAAGCTTCACTGAAATGATAATCTCTCTTCACCACCACAAAACCAGCACTTCAGAACAATTCAACACTTGCTATTTTTACAACTCAGCACTTTCCTTTACAGTAAACTCCTACTCAAAATTTTCACTTAATAATACACTTTCATCTACTCCAGTACAATAAACCCACAGACCAGTCATGTCTCATCACACTACTGGCAATCTGTATTCCTGCTGACAGCCTCCAGAATTCACATGGAATCAAGACATGCTGAAGATCCAGAAACAtggaactttttttcttcactgcatACAAGCAAATGGGCCATCTCCCAAATCTGAAATCATGATCACTGCCCTGCATACCTTTCAAACTAATCCACTGACCACATCACATCAGCAGAGCCTGAAGCTGTTAACTGTTAATACTTCCCTTTTGTCATTCGAATTGGGATGCTGGGGAGCACTTCCCAGCAGCTACTATCTGCCACAGGAAGATTCAATAGAGAGGTCTTTATTCtatgtttttgtggttttggttttgaagaaTGCATGGCATATTGTGGCCTCAAAAAAACCTGTAAGTATCATTACGTAATTGTTAGTATTACTTGATAgtagttgttttttaaaactccTTTATTTTACAAGTTAACTGAGGTGTCACAGAGGCTTGTAAATAATGAGCACAGTATCTCTTTCAACAGCTCAGTTTTATACAgcatttttcatcagaaaaactAAGGAAGCACTTTATGAAGATGATAAAGATAACAGTTTCCATAGCAACAGAGAAGGATGAAGTAACCAAGATGCAGAAAAGACAAGTCCCATGGATGGGTGATATGAACAGGAAGTATCTGCTTTGGGCCAGAACGGCTGTAATTTTTGCCTGATTTACTACCTGTACATGCTTAGTCACTACAGACATGATGTGATCTGacaactcctggctctgctgtcctCCGCACAGTCTGAGCATGGCACTGATGCACAGCAGCAATGGACACCCCTCACTAGTTCTCGGTTTGTGGTAAAGACACAGCGGCAGTCTCACGTTTCCTGTGCCTTTTTGAGGGCGTCTCTCGGGACAAGCCCCGTCACTTGATTTACCTCTAGCTGGTACCTACGTTTAACAAACCGAGTCCCGCGCACTGACAGCGGACTCTggcctcctgggctgcagcccgGGAAGGCACAAGCCGAACCCACTGCCCGGCCGAGCTGCCCGGGCCCTGCGGGGCTCCTCACGCCCAGGACGCGAGCATTGCCCCGGCGCCTCCGGTGGGGCCGAGCGGGACAGGCGGCCGCTCCCTCCCCACGTCGCCGGCACAGCCCACTGTGCGGCACCGAGGCTCGCGGTGAATGCAGCGCGGCCCGGCGACCCGTCCCTACCTTCCCCCGGCTCCTCGGTAGCCGgctgcgcggcggcggcgccggaGCGGCCGAGCCGGGCGTgcccgcgggcggcggggccggggaggcGCAGGCGgccccgcagcagcagcagcgccggCCCTCCCGCGCGGAGCGCCATGGCCGGCAGGGCCGCGCCGTCTGTGCGCAGGCGCCGCGTTCCACGGCGGCCGGCGGGGCTCAGCCGGCTCCGTGTGCTTTGCCTTGGGGCACCGGCGCGGCggggaagggctggggatgCCCGGGCCGTCTGAGCGCTCCGGCAGGAGGGAGCAAACCTACCAGCCAGCCCAGGGTGcgggcagctgcctgctccgGGCAGAGGGAACAAACAGCTgtcagcagtgtgccctggcaggcaggagggccagctgtgtcctggggggcatcaggcccAGCATCGCCCGCCGGGCAAGtgaggggattgtcccgctctgctctgcactggggcggcctctCCTTGAAGCCTGcgtgcagttttgggtgccacaatgtaaGAAGCCTATAAACCTGTTAGAGAACCGCCAAAGGAGGGCAACGAAGACgatgaagggccttgaggggaagccaaatgaggagtggctgaggtcacttgggctgttcagcctggaggagacagaggagagaCCTCATAGAAGTCAACAGCTTCCTCGTgagaagaggagggacagacactgatctcttctctgcggtgaccagtgacagaacctgagggaatggcctgttgttgtgccagggcaggtttaggttggatattaaaaaaagattcttcacccagagggtggctgggcactggaacaggctccccagggaagtggtcacagcaccaagcctgagagTTCAAAAAACTttttgacaaccctttcaggCTCACGGTGTGtttcttggggctgtcctgtacagggccaggagctggacttcaaTGATCCCTGTTGGTTCCTTtcaactcagcttattctgtgattctgtgagctTCCCAGGGCAGGCCTGAGGCCTGGGGTGTGAGAGCTGCCTGCCCTGTGTGAGGAAGCACCCAGCAGCCCAGGCCAGGGCTGGCCGTCAACCCTTGCATGAGCCCTGCCAGCCAAGGGCAGGAGGGTGAGAGTGGGGATGGAGGTAAACCTGAAGGGTGGGATGGCCAAGGTGGTGGGGGTGTAATGTAGGTTTTGGCAGACTGACTACTCAGGGAAGTAAAACCTTTGGCCTGTATCAGCGATGTTATccagcaggactagggaagtgtatttggcactggtgaggccacaccttgagtgcactgtccagttctgggcccctcaattcagGGAGGACATTaaggtgctggagtgagtccagagaagggcaacagagctgagAAGGGGTCTGGAAAATGAGCCATATGAGGAATGGGTGAGAGAGCTGTGGTTGTTTAGCTTGAAgaaaaggaggttgtagcccggtgggggttggcctcttttctcaggcaaccagtgacaggacaagaggacatagtCTTAAAATGGGCCAGGGTAGTTTTAGATTGggcattaggaagaatttcttcacagaagaggGGATTGGACATTGGAAcggactgcccagggaggtggtggagtcaccatccctggagttGACATGGTAGTGTTTGGTGATAGGtaggacttgatgatctcagaggtcctttccaacctaactgattttgtgattctgtgtgtCTGGTCCTGGGCCAAGGCTGTGAAGGCAGAGTTACTGCAGTGAAGGCAGCATGTGAGATCAGAAATGAGGTGGTTGGggcagagagctgcagggcaCCCAGCAAGTAGTCATTGGTCTGCAGCATGGTTCCCCAGGCATGtactgaagaaaatgtcattttctttaGTATTTAAAACCAGTCATTTATGTAAAACTTGTGGGCACATCTGTAGTGTATGTTAGGGTACTTGTGTGTTAGTAGGTCTTCAGTGCAGTGCTGTATATACTCTTGGCAGTGTCCCAGTAAGTCAGGGTCTGTAAGTAATTGCTATGACctaattattttggttttgtattctAGGATGATCATTAAGACAGAGAGTagattgcttttaaaatagagCATTTCAGTTTGTATCCTACTTACGCATGCCGTGGAGCAGAAACTTGTGTTTCCTCCATCTCTCCATAGCGAGTTTCCTCTGGAATCCTAAGACTTGTCCTGCCTAAATTCATTGATGTGGAGAGAGGaactcctcctctttccctctttgaaGTTGgtctaaaaatagaaaagggtttcattaaaattaattgtagGTTTGGGAAAACTAATAGCACAAGCAAGTTCCTGAAAGAGGATACCCAAAGTATCCTAGCGTGAGAGCTGCTGCACGTTAAGGATGTGTTACTCAGCCTCTTTAACCGCCCACTTG
It encodes the following:
- the LOC104686531 gene encoding poly(A) RNA polymerase, mitochondrial; the encoded protein is MEETPLHLSPQCHIPVKDLIQKLCLADSISSQMYVLLNEYQLTEENIKLRFLACSLVRDFARAYFPDSTVKPFGSSVNTFGKLGSDVDMFLDFHDTGKHATKMKKGPFEMEYQMKRLPSERLATQRILSVIGDCLDNFGPGCVNVQKILNARCPLVKFSHQPTGFQCDLSVSNSIAIRSSELLYIYGCLDSRVRALVFTVRCWARVHGLTNSAPGTWITNFSLTMMVMFFLQKRSPPIIPTLDQLKELAGEKDKHIIGGYDCSFVSDLRKIKPTKNTETLDVLLGEFFEYFGNFDFRKNSINLRKGKEVNKPESSPLYIWNPFEQDLNISKNVNQPQLEKFIAMARESAWILQKEDKTQQMINKEPWGLAALLIPFGKSNSSRMKNRMKGIGSETIKSLLDSLKLNNANSQQKAVGK